Below is a genomic region from Miscanthus floridulus cultivar M001 chromosome 1, ASM1932011v1, whole genome shotgun sequence.
gagagagagagaggggcagGGAGATGGAGAGGGCGGCCCCCGTGAGGAGTTCCCACACCTCGACGGCCGGCCTGCTCGCGTGGCCTCACCCCGATGGCGCCGGGTCGCTGCCAGCACGCCGGCCTAACCAGGTGACCCCGCTCTTCTGTTCTCCTTCTCCCTGTTCCCCCACCATTCTCCCCGCGCGGGCTCGCTGCTTGTGATCGTCGATCTCTTATTATTCCTCGCTCGCACTGTAGCCGACGGAGGAATTCAGGAAGGTGGTGCTTGGGGGGCAGGTCACCGAGGAGGCCGACGGCCACAACAGTACCAAGATGTGAGATAGCCTCCGCGCCTTCATGGCCGGATTCTTCTCTCTCCGCTCCTGTGATTCGGATCTCATGTCGTTCAATGCGATCGGTATCCGCATGCATGATCCCGACCCCATGTGTGGCTGCTTACTAATTTCGGCTGCTCCTTCCTGCTCTGATCATTTCAGGAGGACGACGGGCTCCGCGCCCAAGTCGAAGGAGATAACAGGGATCGGCATATTCAAGGCcgagagcgccgccgccgccgtcgcaacTGCCTCCCGTGATTGTCAGGTGCACAACTTTGGATCTGCATTCTATGTGGTGTGGGACATTGTTTGGCATTGATCTTCTGCACAGAGTACTCGTTGTGTATGCTGGGATAGTTCCTTTTGTGTCACGTGGCTTGTCGACAGGATCAATGAAGAATGCATATCAGATTTGTTGCATAAAGTGGGCGGGATAGATATCCGGTTTTGTCGATGTTGAATAATGCTATAGATCTTAGCCTCGGATTACTAGAAGTAGAGTTTTCAGTGTTCTCAAAGccttgttagcatatttttattcAACAAATGCAAATCTGATCGATTAAACATGACCTAAAGATTCTTCATTGTCACCACATGACTCATCTGATCGATTGGAGATTCAATTAACCTCTTATGCTGTTCTGTGTTGTTCTTAAATACTAGTAAAAAACGTAGTCTTGTGAACCAAAATTGGTGTAAAGCGGAAGTCTTATGTTATTCTTAATTCTTATAATAAATAAATAGTACAGTTCTATGTACCGTGATTGAGGGGGGAAATGTAGGTCTGATATTGTGATTGCAGTTCCAACCATCATATTCTCGTGATCAACTACGGTTATTGTTTTTCATGAAAGGATGATCAACTTTATAATTAGCCACTTCATGTAACAGACTACAAACTCTTTGTCAGCAGTTCACATCTGGATATCTTTTTGTTCCCTATGCCATAATTTGGTGGATCCATAGTTAATTATGCACTTCAAATTGTCTGCTGATGAGAGAACAGGAAATTGATCATACCATTCTGTGTGATATGGTGAGACAATCAGCTTTTATAATCTGTAGGCTAGCCAGATCACCTTTTCCCAGGACGGGACCATTCCTCCCAGGAAGCCAACTTCCGTTGCTGGGGTGGCGAGGCAGCGTAAGCTTAGCCATACCGTTGAGAGTGAGGGGGGCAGTAAGATGAAGCGGCAGGTGTCCACTGCGAAATCCAAGGAGCTCAGTGGTCACGACATCTTTGCTGATCATGAAGATCCCAAGCCCAACAGGTCAAGGAGATCAGACTATGGCAGCTCTGCCGCGCTGTCACCTGTGAAAAACACAAATGTACTGCCTGAGCCATTCTGGTAGCTTATTCACCTTGTGGTGGTTCCAAACTCTACTGAACAACTGTCGTTGTCTTTGTTAACAGGTGAGCTCCTTCTC
It encodes:
- the LOC136497809 gene encoding uncharacterized protein, with product MERAAPVRSSHTSTAGLLAWPHPDGAGSLPARRPNQPTEEFRKVVLGGQVTEEADGHNSTKMRTTGSAPKSKEITGIGIFKAESAAAAVATASRDCQASQITFSQDGTIPPRKPTSVAGVARQRKLSHTVESEGGSKMKRQVSTAKSKELSGHDIFADHEDPKPNRSRRSDYGSSAALSPVKNTNVSSFSFGEADTDSTMKTAKKKGSSNKSTDLNGKAISERDSAPAEKQPLNRAKPKGMSGGSIFADGKASTTGHHAGRRTRQSPGGDSSILLG